One genomic window of Rissa tridactyla isolate bRisTri1 unplaced genomic scaffold, bRisTri1.patW.cur.20221130 scaffold_29, whole genome shotgun sequence includes the following:
- the LOC128903357 gene encoding olfactory receptor 14J1-like, whose amino-acid sequence LLAFADTRELQLLHFGLFLGIYLAALLGNGLIITAIACDHRLHTPMYFFLLNLALLDLGSISTTVPKSVANSLWDTRAISYKGCVTQVFFFFFCAVAEFYLLTIMAYDRYVAICKPLHYGTLLGSRACVHMAAAAWGSGFLHALLQTANTFSLPLCQGNALDQFFCEIPQILKLSCSHSYLREVGLLVVSVCFGFGCFVFIVLSYVQIFRAVLRIPSEQGRHKAFSTCLPHLAVVSLFVSTAVFAYLKPPSISSPSLDVVVAVLYSVVPPAVNPLIYSMRNQELKDALWKLM is encoded by the coding sequence ctcctggcgttcgcagacacacgggagctgcagctcttgcacttcgggctcttcctgggcatctacctggctgccctcctgggcaacggcctcatcatcacggccatcgcctgtgaccaccgcctccacacccccatgtacttcttcctcctcaacctcgccctccttgacctgggctccatctccaccactgtccccaaatccgtggccaattccctgtgggacaccagggccatttcctacaaaggatgtgttacacaggtcttttttttctttttctgtgctgtagcagagttttatcttctcaccattatggcctatgaccgctacgttgccatctgcaaacccctgcactacgggaccctcctgggcagcagagcttgtgtccacatggcagcagctgcctggggcagtgggtttctccatgctctgctgcaaacggccaatacattttccctacccctctgccagggcaatgccctggaccagttcttctgtgaaatcccccagatcctcaagctctcctgctcacactcctacctcagggaagttgggcttcttgtggtcagtgtgtgttttggctttggttgttttgtgttcatcgtgctgtcctacgtgcagatcttcagggccgtgctgaggatcccctctgagcagggacggcacaaagccttttccacgtgcctccctcacctggccgtcgtctccctgtttgtcagcactgccgtgtttgcctacctgaagcccccctccatctcctccccatccctggatgtggtggtggctgtgctgtactccgtggtgcctccagccgtgaaccccctcatctacagcatgaggaaccaggagctcaaggatgccctctggaaattaatg